The segment ACTCCGAGAACTAGGCTGGGATGCCCAAAATCTTGGTGCGTGGCAGCCCATAGAAAGCATGTCCCAGGCAGTCAAAAAGCTAAAGCCTCGTTTGTTTTGGCTAAGCGTTAGTAAGATTGATTGCGAGGATGTGTTTCTGAACACTTTACGAGAGCTCAGCCATGTAACAGAGAGCAATGATTGTGCTCTGATATTGGGTGGCCGAGCATTATGGGATCCGAACTTCAGAAAGAAGATCGAGTTCTCTGGTTACTGCGATAGTATGAAGCAGCTCTCAAATCTTGCACGTCAAATTCACGATTTCTCAAAATAAGTCTACCTGAATTCACCGATAGAGCCTGCTTCAAATCCTAATTTGGGGCACTGTTTCGTTTTGAGTCAACACACATGCCAAGCTCGCAATTCATTTTTGTGATTTTTTTAAGTTATTTTCATCAGTCATCTTGTTTCTTTGGTTGCACATAACCTTGTTTCAATTGAAAGCGATTTAGCTTCATGTATGATTTTAAAAAGGAACAGAATCGATGTACGTAACCAGCTCATTCAAGGCAATCGCCATCACGGCAATGCTTGCAACCTCCCTCATTTTTACTGGCTGTGGCGAATCAGACCCAGCTGAAACCGATAACACCAACGAAACAGGCTCCGACCTCGAAACAATCGCCGCTATCGCAGCTGGCAATGATGACTTCAGTACATTGGTTGCTGCACTCACCGCCGCTGACTTAGTAGACACGTTTAACGGCAGCGGTGACTTTACAGTATTCGCCCCCACGAACGCTGCATTCGACGCGCTCCCCGAAGGAACTCTCGACGCTCTCTTGGCTGACACTGACGCACTCACTGCAATCTTGAAGTACCACGTTCTTGCGACCAACGTCCCTTCAACAGCTCTTGTTGCAGGTAAAAACTTCGCCGAAACGCTTCAGGGCGATAACGCGGTTGTTAATGTTTCGGATGCCGGTGTTACCATCAACCAAGCAAACGTAACTGCAACAGACATTGTAGCTTCAAACGGCGTAATTCACGTCATTGATGCAATTATCCTCCCACCAACAAACGTTGCTGAAAAGATTTACACATCTGCAAGCCACACCACGCTCTTCGCGGCGGTGGAAGCTGCTGGTCTAGGCGCTGCTCTAGGTGGAGCTGAAGCTCTTACTGTCTTTGCTCCAACAGACGACGCCTTCGCTGCCTTGCCTGAAGGAACCGTTGAAAGCCTACTCGCAGACATCCCTACCCTTACCGCAATTCTAACCAACCACGCGGTTGGAGCGACGGTACCATCTTCTGACCTTACCGAAGGCCGCGCATACGTTGAGACCCTCGCAGGAACGAACATTACAATCGAATTGGGCACTGGCGTAACGGTATACGGCGAAAATAGTGCAAACGTTACTGTTGCCGACGTCATGGCGACAAACGGTGTTATCCATGTAGTAGACGCAGTTATTCTACCTGCTATGTCAATTGGAGCTTTGGCTCGCACAACTGCAAGCCTCAGCATCCTGACCAGCGTTCTTGAGAGCACTGGGTTGTACAGCGCAGTTGCAGATTTAACGGCTGAGCTAACAGTATTTGCACCGCTAGACAGTGCTTTCACTCCGCTCATCGACGACGGAACCATCGCGTCTCTTAACGACGATCAGCTCCAAGCAGTGTTGCTCTACCACGCCTTCCCTGGAAGCGTGTTTTCAAGTGACATTGACGGAACAGTTGTAGTTGAAAGCCTGATGGGCCAGGAATTGACAGTAAATGGTAGCGCCTCAGGTGTATCAGTGAACGACACTGCGGTTGTTCAACTCGCTGACATCGAAGCTGCAAACGGTGTTATTCACGTCATCGATCAGGTACTCATTCCAGCTCTGTAATTAACTAAACAAACCAATCAAACGCTCCCTCATTCTTTGTAAGTATGAGGGGGCGTTTTTTTTTGCCAACTCCCACGACCTTTAACCGCTCTCCTCGACTCACGAATCGGCCCCATAAAATGTAGGTAAAGGTAAGAAAAAAACAGATATGTAGGTTTTTGTACAATTTTTGTTCACCTACCACTTGAAGAACATGACGCGGTGCCCTTGTTGAAGCACAAGAGGCAGGAAGCCCCTCCAGGCCTCGCTTTGCCGACCTTACCCAGGTCTTCTAGTTGGACGTAAATAGGACTTAAAGGATACCCTCCCAATGAAAAAATTAATCTCTACACTTACACTCGCTTTGGCCCTCGTTGCATGCGGTACGCAAGCACCGGAAATTGAACTCGAAACACTCGACAGCGAAGCGCAGCAAGAATTGCTGATTACGGATGCTTGTGGTTACTTCAACCCAATCCCAGTTTACGAAAACATCGATCTCGATAAGTATCTAGGCACCTGGTACGAGCTAGGAACCAGTGCAATCGTACGTAATACATTCGAGCGCGGATGTAGCTGTACTCGCGCAGAATACAACCTTCTTGCCGATGGCAGTGGTGTTTCCGTGCGCAACACATGCCGCCTCGAAGATGGACGTTTTAACCCAATCAACGGTACCGCCAAGTTCACCAACCGAGACGGCGTATTCGGCGTGGGCTTCCCAGAAGGTGACAGCGAAGACCGCAACTACTTCGTGATGGACATTATCACTGACGATGAAGGCAATTACGACATGGTACTCGTAGGCGACCCATGCCGCCTGTTTATGTGGATCCTCGCACGCCGCCCTACTTTGGACACTGCTGAAGACCAAGCGAACTACAACGCGCTTCTCAACTATGCACAGTCCAACGGTTACAACACCGATGCTTGGTACGTAGGGTTCGAACAGACTGAACAAGCTAGCTGCGGCTGGGACGCACCAAAGTGTGAAGAAGTTGTAGTAAGCAGCTACACAACCGGATGTCAGTACTTCTGGCAGGGATGCAGCGGCGGACACGAAGAAGTATCTAGCAACAGCTGTAAGCTTGGCTGGTGGGATTTTGCCCGTACCGGTAAGCGTCGTTCATGTGAGCGCCAAGAGCTAATCTGCAAGTAATTCTCTGTTTCTTAGGCCTGGACTGGTTGAAAAGTCTCTACCCTAACACCACGTTAGAGTTATGGATAATCAATCAGTTCAGGGCCAATCCGATTCATTTGAAGTCTTCTTTGATGGCGCATGCCCCCTATGCGCGAAAGAAATTGACTTTCTTCGTTGGCTCGACCGCCGCAACATCCTCATCTTTACCGATATCGACGACCCCGGATTTAACGCGGAAGTTGAAACCGGAAGAACCTTCCAGACCCTAATGGACTCTATTCACGGCCGTTTACGTGACGGGACCATCATTCACGGCGTGGAAGTGTTTAGGCAATTGTACGGGCGCACGGCCCTCAAGTGGGCGGTACCCCTGACAAGACTGCCCGGTATTACTCAGGGCCTTGATGCGCTCTATAACTTTTTCGCGAAGCATCGCCTTAGAATGACTGGACGGTGCACCCCAGAGCTGTGCCACCCCGAAGCCAAATCAATGCAGTCCTGACCCTCGCTCAACCATTGCTCATCTCTTGTGATTGACAGGCCATGACCGAATAGTCATGAAGCAGGTTCATAGAACACTGCGAGAACCTGATGCCAATTGCCCCTTCGCCAGAGAGCACAAACGTAGAGACGACAAGGTGGTCAATTACCTACCGACTCTTTGCGTTTACCTTGGCTCTTGGATTCTGGTCGTACCACGTAGGACAACACCCCTTTGATGCCACTGGCGGCTGGCGCTACCTCACAAACTGGGGACATTCATTTAACCTGCTAGCACTCACATGGGCGCTGGCTTCCCATTGGATGCCTCGCCTAAGAATACAAAACCCGATTCTCCCGGTTGCCCTCACCCTTGGCACCATCGTCGTAATCCTTTACTGGAGCCTCTACCTAATAGACCCCGCGATGGTAAACGACAAAGGAAGCCCCATGCCATGGTATTCAGAATGGTACATGCACCTGGGCAGCACGGTGAGTGTTTACATCGAGGCATTTATTCTGAACAAAAAACCAAGAAATCAATTAATGCCGGTGGGTACATTGGCCGTAGTGGCGGGTCTCTATATCACTTGGGTTGACCGTGTTGTCCCATTATACAACACACAACCTTGTGGAATTAAGACATCTGTTTGTGGGTATCCCTACCCCTTTTTGAATGACCTAACGGTTCAATCAAGGTTTGCACTTTATCTCGGCGCATTCGCATTCATCATCGCTCTTTGTCACCTAATATTGACCATTTGGAGCAGAGTGAGCGATGCACGACACCCCGGAT is part of the Deltaproteobacteria bacterium genome and harbors:
- a CDS encoding DUF393 domain-containing protein, whose translation is MDNQSVQGQSDSFEVFFDGACPLCAKEIDFLRWLDRRNILIFTDIDDPGFNAEVETGRTFQTLMDSIHGRLRDGTIIHGVEVFRQLYGRTALKWAVPLTRLPGITQGLDALYNFFAKHRLRMTGRCTPELCHPEAKSMQS
- a CDS encoding fasciclin domain-containing protein → MYVTSSFKAIAITAMLATSLIFTGCGESDPAETDNTNETGSDLETIAAIAAGNDDFSTLVAALTAADLVDTFNGSGDFTVFAPTNAAFDALPEGTLDALLADTDALTAILKYHVLATNVPSTALVAGKNFAETLQGDNAVVNVSDAGVTINQANVTATDIVASNGVIHVIDAIILPPTNVAEKIYTSASHTTLFAAVEAAGLGAALGGAEALTVFAPTDDAFAALPEGTVESLLADIPTLTAILTNHAVGATVPSSDLTEGRAYVETLAGTNITIELGTGVTVYGENSANVTVADVMATNGVIHVVDAVILPAMSIGALARTTASLSILTSVLESTGLYSAVADLTAELTVFAPLDSAFTPLIDDGTIASLNDDQLQAVLLYHAFPGSVFSSDIDGTVVVESLMGQELTVNGSASGVSVNDTAVVQLADIEAANGVIHVIDQVLIPAL
- a CDS encoding lipocalin family protein; the protein is MKKLISTLTLALALVACGTQAPEIELETLDSEAQQELLITDACGYFNPIPVYENIDLDKYLGTWYELGTSAIVRNTFERGCSCTRAEYNLLADGSGVSVRNTCRLEDGRFNPINGTAKFTNRDGVFGVGFPEGDSEDRNYFVMDIITDDEGNYDMVLVGDPCRLFMWILARRPTLDTAEDQANYNALLNYAQSNGYNTDAWYVGFEQTEQASCGWDAPKCEEVVVSSYTTGCQYFWQGCSGGHEEVSSNSCKLGWWDFARTGKRRSCERQELICK